From a region of the Triticum aestivum cultivar Chinese Spring chromosome 7D, IWGSC CS RefSeq v2.1, whole genome shotgun sequence genome:
- the LOC123170182 gene encoding prostatic spermine-binding protein-like isoform X2, whose protein sequence is MEAKIRYDGDDGGREDGSLSLDEDEHGGGNYMSLDESYSGNVGGDNDNDDMDVDDSYAENGTHMDVEGYYEWNLFDDANDENDVDASYNDNSSKGDVGDPCENDDDANGDE, encoded by the exons ATGGAGGCGAAAATCAGATATGACGGTGATGATGGCGGTAGGGAGGACGGATCATTGTCATTGGATGAAGACGAACATGGCGGGGGAAATTATATGAGTTTGGATGAGTCTTACAGTGGCAAT GTAGGTGGGGATAATGACAATGATGATATGGATGTAGATGATTCATATGCTGAAAACGGTACCCAT ATGGATGTGGAAGGGTACTATGAGTGGAATTTATTCGATGATGCCAATGACGAAAACGATGTTGATGCATCTTATAATGACAACTCAAGCAAA GGAGACGTTGGTGACCCGTGCGAAAACGATGACGATGCCAATGGTGATGAGTAA
- the LOC123170182 gene encoding protein FAR1-RELATED SEQUENCE 5-like isoform X1 — translation MSVVSAMIIVTFLLPDEVTYLRSHNQIKEYQKIEILAMAGAGIRKHMIYDNFVSRYGSYARAGFGSRKLYNMCYREKMKLLAKGDADTAIGIMMAIKARDPDFFFDHTVDAEGKLKNLFWCDSQSRRDYLDFGDVTVFDSTYKMNRYGMPFIPFVDLNNHRCTIVFGCAVVSDETEDTYVWVLQTFLRAHCQKKPRFVIIDGDAAMIRATRKVLTDVWHRLCSWHIEKNMQKHLHHKSLKEFMSLIYYATTHDEFEAGWAAFKAKWESEKTETWLRWMYRKKRLWAASYLTGGFFLGMRSNQRSESLKSCLHMHLDSGMTIVDMVVHYENCIVRLRENESYDDCMATQTLPVAVLDEFKYIEKAAALTSLR, via the coding sequence ATGTCAGTAGTTTCAGCGATGATCATAGTCACATTCTTGCTACCGGATGAAGTTACATATCTCCGATCTCACAATCAGATAAAGGAATATCAGAAGATCGAGATCTTAGCAATGGCAGGTGCTGGGATCAGAAAACATATGATTTATGACAACTTCGTTAGTAGGTATGGATCATATGCAAGGGCTGGTTTCGGGAGCAGGAAGCTTTATAACATGTGCTATAGGGAGAAAATGAAGTTGCTAGCAAAGGGTGATGCGGACACTGCGATCGGGATCATGATGGCCATAAAGGCAAGGGATCCAGACTTTTTCTTTGACCACACTGTTGATGCAGAAGGCAAGCTGAAGAACCTATTCTGGTGTGATTCTCAGTCACGTCGGGATTACCTTGACTTTGGTGATGTAACCGTCTTCGACAGCACATATAAGATGAATAGGTACGGaatgccattcataccttttgttgaTCTAAACAATCATCGTTGCACCATTGTGTTCGGTTGTGCTGTTGTGTCAGATGAGACCGAAGATACATATGTTTGGGTGTTGCAGACCTTCTTGAGAGCTCACTGTCAGAAGAAGCCGAGGTTTGTAATTATTGACGGAGACGCAGCCATGATAAGGGCCACCAGGAAGGTCCTTACTGACGTGTGGCATCGACTTTGTTCGTGGCATATAGAGAAGAACATGCAGAAACACCTCCACCACAAGTCCCTTAAGGAGTTCATGTCTCTTATTTACTATGCTACTACACATGATGAGTTTGAGGCGGGATGGGCAGCTTTCAAAGCTAAATGGGAGTCAGAGAAAACTGAAACATGGTTGCGTTGGATGTACAGGAAGAAAAGGCTTTGGGCTGCATCATATCTCACCGGTGGGTTCTTCCTTGGTATGCGGAGTAACCAGAGGAGCGAGAGTCTGAAATCTTGCCTTCATATGCATCTTGACTCTGGCATGACAATTGTTGATatggttgtgcattatgagaacTGCATTGTGCGGCTCCGTGAAAATGAGTCGTACGACGACTGCATGGCCACACAGACACTCCCGGTAGCAGTACTTGACGAGTTCAAATACATTGAGAAAGCCGCTGCCCTCACTTCACTGCGGTGA